Proteins co-encoded in one Nonlabens agnitus genomic window:
- a CDS encoding OmpA family protein yields MMKKLFIVLLALVATTGVAQERKVEKASKDFANLAFIDAQELYLRIVKNGYSSPEILAKLGDTYYFNDDLQESYNWYNQLFENYSDNIKPEYYFRYAQALKSVRRYDEADVLMAKFNTFKGYDSRADNYSKQPDYLQIIDFQSGRFEVQNAREINSFTADFGPSFYDDQNQVAFATARDTGSFIKRVHEWNEQAFLQLYTADADSDGKLDNARSLSSTLNTKWHESTPGFTTDGETVYFTRNNSEKGRLRQDVDGLTKLKIFKSTRKGNNWTTPVEVSFNSDEYSTAHPALTPDGKKLFFVSDMPGSIGYDPDEEFTRSDIWVADVALDGSLSEPRNVEGINTNGRETFPFVSKNNVLYFASTGHQGLGGLDVFASTINADGTMSEVINIGKPINTPYDDFSFIVDDDTNLGYFSSNRPGGMGDDDIYRFKQTEQLRNMCEILLTGTVTDAQTDEPIEGAVVSIMDSNNNQIDQITTRANGKYVFKLECDKQYFVRGAKEDYTPDEELFTTPATSDFLDIPLELSNSKIPVLECDDLAKILDIEQIYFDFDKSNIRSDAAAELAKIQAFLELYPQTKIEIRSHTDSRANDAYNDALSERRAQSTRSWLIEKGIDANRITAKGFGERQLVNRCSNGVKCTPAEHQLNRRSEFIVSGLENYTECE; encoded by the coding sequence ATGATGAAAAAATTATTTATTGTTTTACTAGCGCTGGTCGCTACCACTGGTGTAGCTCAAGAACGCAAAGTAGAGAAGGCAAGTAAAGACTTTGCAAACCTCGCTTTTATAGATGCTCAGGAATTGTACTTGAGAATTGTAAAAAACGGTTACTCAAGTCCAGAGATTCTGGCTAAGCTAGGAGATACTTACTATTTCAATGACGACTTGCAGGAAAGTTATAATTGGTATAACCAGCTTTTTGAAAATTACAGCGATAACATAAAGCCAGAATATTACTTTAGATATGCACAGGCGCTCAAGTCAGTGAGAAGGTATGATGAGGCAGATGTCTTGATGGCTAAGTTCAACACCTTCAAAGGTTATGATAGTAGAGCAGATAATTATTCCAAGCAACCGGATTACCTTCAAATCATAGATTTTCAATCTGGCAGATTTGAAGTTCAAAACGCTAGAGAGATCAATTCTTTTACGGCAGACTTTGGACCTTCATTTTATGATGATCAAAACCAAGTAGCTTTTGCAACCGCAAGAGATACTGGATCTTTCATTAAAAGGGTACATGAATGGAATGAGCAAGCATTTCTTCAACTTTACACTGCAGATGCTGATAGTGATGGAAAGTTGGATAACGCCCGTAGTTTAAGCTCTACATTAAACACAAAGTGGCACGAGAGTACTCCAGGATTTACAACTGATGGTGAGACCGTATATTTTACCAGGAACAATTCTGAAAAAGGAAGATTAAGACAAGATGTAGACGGTCTAACTAAGCTTAAGATTTTCAAATCTACCCGCAAAGGAAATAACTGGACAACACCTGTCGAGGTTAGCTTCAACAGTGATGAGTATAGTACAGCACATCCAGCATTAACGCCTGATGGGAAGAAATTATTCTTTGTTAGTGATATGCCAGGAAGTATAGGTTATGATCCAGATGAAGAATTTACAAGATCTGATATTTGGGTCGCAGATGTAGCTTTAGACGGATCTTTAAGTGAACCTAGAAATGTTGAAGGTATCAATACTAATGGTAGAGAAACCTTTCCTTTTGTAAGCAAGAACAACGTCTTGTATTTTGCGAGTACGGGTCATCAAGGTCTTGGAGGACTAGATGTTTTTGCCAGTACCATCAATGCAGACGGTACAATGAGCGAAGTCATTAATATAGGTAAGCCTATCAACACACCATATGACGATTTTAGCTTTATTGTAGATGACGATACCAACTTAGGTTATTTTAGTTCAAATCGTCCAGGTGGAATGGGAGATGATGATATTTACCGCTTCAAACAAACAGAGCAACTGCGTAACATGTGCGAGATTTTGCTAACTGGTACGGTAACAGATGCTCAAACCGATGAACCTATAGAAGGAGCCGTGGTCAGTATTATGGATTCCAATAACAATCAAATAGACCAGATTACCACAAGAGCTAATGGTAAATATGTTTTTAAACTGGAATGTGATAAACAATACTTTGTTAGAGGTGCTAAGGAAGATTACACTCCAGATGAAGAGCTATTTACAACTCCAGCAACAAGTGATTTCTTAGACATACCGTTAGAGCTTTCTAATTCTAAGATTCCAGTACTGGAGTGTGATGATCTTGCTAAGATTCTTGATATCGAACAAATCTATTTTGACTTTGACAAATCAAACATCAGAAGTGATGCTGCAGCAGAACTTGCAAAAATTCAGGCGTTCCTAGAATTATATCCACAAACCAAAATCGAGATTCGTTCACACACAGATAGCCGTGCAAACGATGCCTACAATGATGCCTTATCAGAGCGTAGAGCTCAAAGCACCAGAAGCTGGTTAATAGAAAAAGGTATTGATGCCAATAGAATTACAGCCAAAGGTTTTGGAGAACGACAGCTGGTGAACAGATGTTCTAATGGCGTTAAATGTACTCCAGCTGAGCACCAATTAAACCGTAGATCTGAATTCATCGTTTCTGGATTGGAAAACTATACAGAATGTGAATAG
- a CDS encoding PorP/SprF family type IX secretion system membrane protein → MKKLLIGLIVFAFAKAVTAQQDPQYSQYMYNPLVVNPAYAGNRGVTSIVGLHRSQWVGLDGAPRTQSISIHSPIQNSRVGLGLSVVNDALGPTDETYFAADFSYTIPVSYDGNLSLGLKGGAHVLNVDFQRLNALDPDILLQNNIDNRLSPTVGVGAYYHTDKFYVGLSTPNLLKTEHFDPSNNNNSSTAIATERIHYFATAGYVFDLNDNIKFKPTTLVKAVAGSPLQVDVTANFLINEKLTLGAAYRWSAAVTGLVGFQISDQTMIGFAYDRETTELGNSTYNDGSYELFIRFELFNRYSKLITPRFF, encoded by the coding sequence ATGAAGAAATTGTTAATAGGTTTGATTGTTTTCGCTTTCGCGAAAGCGGTAACAGCTCAACAAGATCCACAATATAGTCAGTACATGTATAATCCGCTTGTTGTGAATCCAGCGTATGCCGGTAACCGTGGTGTTACCAGTATCGTGGGATTACACCGCAGTCAATGGGTAGGCCTGGATGGAGCGCCCAGGACACAAAGCATATCCATCCATTCACCTATACAGAATAGCCGCGTAGGTTTAGGGCTAAGTGTTGTAAATGATGCTTTGGGACCTACAGATGAGACTTATTTTGCAGCAGATTTTAGCTACACCATACCTGTTAGCTATGATGGTAATTTGAGTCTAGGTTTAAAAGGTGGAGCACATGTCCTCAATGTGGATTTTCAAAGATTGAATGCGTTGGATCCTGATATCTTGTTGCAAAACAATATCGACAATAGGTTATCGCCTACGGTAGGTGTTGGTGCTTATTATCATACGGATAAGTTTTATGTGGGATTAAGTACACCTAACTTGTTAAAGACCGAACATTTTGACCCGTCCAACAATAATAACAGTTCAACTGCTATTGCAACCGAACGAATTCACTATTTTGCAACCGCTGGATACGTCTTTGATCTTAATGACAACATTAAGTTCAAACCTACAACACTTGTCAAGGCTGTTGCGGGTTCACCCCTACAAGTTGACGTCACGGCAAACTTTTTAATCAATGAGAAATTAACGTTGGGAGCAGCTTATAGATGGAGTGCTGCCGTCACAGGTCTTGTTGGGTTTCAAATAAGTGATCAAACTATGATAGGCTTTGCGTATGATAGGGAAACTACTGAATTGGGAAATTCAACATATAACGATGGTAGTTACGAACTCTTTATTAGATTTGAACTGTTCAACCGTTACAGCAAATTGATCACACCACGATTCTTCTAA